One window of Streptomyces sp. NBC_00273 genomic DNA carries:
- a CDS encoding asparagine synthase-related protein gives MRWLVGWSSIAASFGTAGRVSGQTSAQASGQGGYGQSGYGGYGEGGAPLHGGLADAAHPDDPGADAERTVHPVGAQLLWGDPDPLWAVGDWRPDEIRTLTADPADPFTRLAVLGCCGATDAELRRALYAARGGALRHLTQWSGSYTAVVQAGRRITVVGDLAGARPVFYTPWASGTAYATAALPLADLIEAQLDIGHLAALLACPDSPEALGDGTPYAGVRRIPPGHALILREGSREITGYEQVASLAVAAPEADAERAVEGVREALVDAVRARLTAPRHAPDAAPPYDPGPVPGMGPADRRAARGAPAPGVGADLSGGSASATLALLAAGLPGAPGSLLSPAGARLLAVTFNDLATPQGREAELERARAIAADPRLHHVVVAAAAEALPYAELDGPLTDEPGPSLVFAARERRRLAAGSADHFTGHGARQVLDAHPARMADLLMDRRRRHLLRPVAALARSASASGASGESLLVPLTVYSAARRLARTTYRAGMEAAAARLREGGVTERSSGPVDASLAALTWSRPGPAAGWLTGEALAEVSIRLTVAAGRPPLSLRPGEARARSLLARHAADHRVFEQAVEVRSQRLHAPFLDNQVVRAARALPESLRVQPGARAAVLRSVLSSAGVRELPPGWGVTDRVPNETATRLGLRAALSDLLDLFASPLLADAGLIEARVVRQALLDAAEGRPVPLDGLAELVSMELWLGRLLARRGTCWTGTSTARRRAVPEGVPVHRPALS, from the coding sequence GTGCGCTGGTTGGTGGGTTGGAGCAGTATCGCCGCGAGCTTCGGCACGGCCGGAAGGGTCTCCGGTCAGACCTCCGCGCAGGCCTCCGGCCAGGGCGGATACGGCCAGAGCGGCTACGGCGGCTACGGCGAAGGCGGCGCGCCTCTGCACGGCGGCCTCGCGGACGCCGCCCATCCGGACGACCCGGGCGCGGACGCGGAACGCACCGTCCACCCGGTCGGCGCACAACTGCTCTGGGGCGACCCCGACCCCCTCTGGGCCGTCGGCGACTGGCGCCCCGACGAGATCCGCACGCTCACCGCCGACCCCGCCGATCCCTTCACCCGGCTCGCCGTCCTCGGCTGCTGCGGCGCGACCGACGCCGAACTGCGCCGCGCGCTCTACGCCGCCCGCGGTGGCGCGCTGCGCCACCTCACCCAGTGGTCCGGCAGCTACACCGCCGTCGTCCAGGCCGGCCGCCGCATCACCGTCGTCGGCGACCTCGCGGGCGCCCGGCCCGTCTTCTACACCCCCTGGGCGAGCGGCACGGCGTACGCCACCGCCGCCCTCCCGCTCGCCGACCTCATCGAGGCCCAGCTCGACATCGGTCACCTCGCCGCCCTGCTGGCCTGCCCGGACAGTCCCGAGGCGCTGGGCGACGGCACACCGTACGCCGGGGTCCGGCGCATCCCGCCCGGGCACGCGCTCATCCTGCGCGAGGGGTCCCGCGAGATCACCGGCTACGAGCAGGTCGCCTCGCTCGCCGTGGCCGCCCCCGAGGCCGATGCCGAGCGCGCGGTGGAGGGCGTACGGGAAGCGTTGGTGGACGCCGTGCGCGCCCGGCTCACGGCTCCGCGGCATGCTCCCGACGCAGCTCCGCCGTACGATCCCGGCCCCGTGCCCGGAATGGGCCCCGCCGACCGGCGCGCGGCCCGTGGCGCCCCGGCCCCCGGGGTGGGCGCCGACCTCTCCGGCGGCAGCGCCTCCGCGACGCTGGCGCTGCTGGCGGCCGGTCTACCGGGGGCGCCGGGCAGCCTGCTGAGTCCCGCCGGGGCGCGGCTGCTGGCCGTCACCTTCAACGACCTGGCCACCCCGCAGGGGCGCGAGGCCGAACTGGAACGGGCCAGGGCCATCGCGGCCGACCCGCGCCTGCACCACGTCGTGGTGGCCGCCGCCGCGGAAGCCCTCCCGTACGCCGAACTCGACGGCCCGCTCACCGACGAACCCGGCCCCTCGCTGGTCTTCGCCGCCCGCGAGCGGCGCCGGCTGGCCGCCGGCTCGGCCGACCACTTCACCGGCCACGGCGCCCGCCAGGTCCTCGACGCCCACCCGGCCCGCATGGCCGACCTCCTGATGGACCGCCGGCGGCGGCACCTGCTGCGCCCGGTGGCGGCGCTGGCCCGTTCGGCCTCCGCCTCCGGAGCCTCCGGGGAGTCCCTGCTGGTCCCGCTCACCGTGTACTCGGCGGCCCGAAGACTTGCCCGTACGACGTACCGCGCGGGCATGGAGGCCGCCGCGGCCCGGCTCCGCGAGGGCGGGGTCACCGAGAGGTCCTCCGGTCCGGTGGACGCTTCCCTCGCCGCCTTGACCTGGTCCCGCCCGGGACCGGCGGCGGGCTGGCTCACGGGGGAGGCGCTGGCGGAAGTATCGATCCGCCTGACGGTCGCGGCCGGCCGCCCGCCGCTGTCGCTGCGGCCGGGGGAGGCCCGGGCCCGCTCGCTGCTCGCCCGCCACGCCGCCGACCACCGGGTCTTCGAGCAGGCCGTGGAGGTCCGTAGCCAGCGGCTGCACGCCCCCTTCCTGGACAACCAGGTCGTACGGGCCGCCCGCGCCCTGCCCGAGTCCCTGCGGGTCCAGCCCGGGGCCCGGGCCGCCGTCTTGCGCAGCGTCCTGTCCTCGGCGGGGGTGCGGGAGTTGCCGCCGGGCTGGGGCGTCACGGACCGCGTGCCGAACGAGACGGCGACCCGACTGGGGCTGCGCGCCGCCCTGAGCGACCTGCTGGACCTGTTCGCGTCGCCGTTGCTCGCGGACGCCGGGCTGATCGAGGCCCGGGTCGTGCGCCAGGCCCTGCTCGACGCGGCAGAAGGGCGCCCGGTCCCGCTGGACGGTCTGGCGGAACTGGTCTCGATGGAGCTGTGGCTCGGCCGTCTGCTGGCCCGGCGGGGCACTTGCTGGACGGGTACGTCCACGGCGCGGCGCCGGGCGGTGCCGGAGGGAGTCCCCGTGCACCGCCCGGCGCTGTCCTGA
- a CDS encoding sporulation protein, producing MSRELREPNEKLGAVLALAGISNAGLARRVNDLGAQRGLTLRYDKTSVARWVSKGMVPQGAAPHLIAAAIGAKLGRPVPLHEIGLADADPAPEVGLAFPRDVGAAVRSATDLYRLDLAGRRGGGGIWQSLAGSFSVAAYATPASRWLISPADSSVAREPAGSPAPHPTTGGAATADATTDNATTTGGAATGGAATGTAAIADPTAGSATAGTAAALDPAARHSMVQSPVSAPPSAHGAPAREATAAPGPRPSPDGRTTGPMTGLAGPMAGPASSPMAGPSTGPPSTVVPAQPGPETPRDHGQRVGHSDVSKLREAAEDARRWDSKYGGGDWRSSMVPECLRVDAAPLLLGSYTDEVGRALFGATAELTRLAGWMAFDTGQQEAAQRYYIQALRLARAAADVPLGGYVLASMSLQATYRDFPDEGVDLAQAALERNRGLATARTMSFFRLVEARAHAKAGDSTAAGAALRAAEGWLERSREGDPDPTWLGFYSYDRFAADAAECYRDLKLPRQVRRFTEQALSRPTEEYVRSHGLRLVVSAVAELESGNLDAACAAGTRAVEVAGRISSARTTEYVRDLLHRLEPYGDEPRVAELRERARPLLVAPA from the coding sequence ATGTCCAGGGAGCTCCGCGAGCCCAATGAGAAGCTCGGCGCCGTCCTCGCCCTCGCGGGCATCAGCAACGCAGGGCTGGCCCGGCGGGTCAACGACCTCGGCGCACAGCGCGGCCTGACGCTTCGGTACGACAAGACGTCGGTGGCCCGGTGGGTGTCGAAGGGGATGGTGCCCCAGGGTGCCGCCCCGCACCTGATCGCCGCCGCCATCGGCGCGAAGCTGGGGCGGCCGGTGCCGCTGCACGAGATCGGGCTGGCGGACGCCGATCCCGCGCCCGAGGTCGGGCTGGCCTTCCCGCGCGACGTGGGCGCGGCAGTGCGTTCGGCGACCGACCTCTACCGTCTCGACCTCGCCGGGCGGCGGGGCGGTGGCGGAATCTGGCAGTCGCTGGCGGGCTCGTTCTCCGTGGCGGCGTACGCGACGCCCGCCTCGCGCTGGCTGATATCTCCCGCCGATAGCTCGGTGGCCCGGGAACCGGCGGGCAGCCCGGCTCCGCACCCCACGACCGGCGGCGCGGCAACCGCCGACGCCACGACGGACAACGCGACGACGACCGGTGGCGCGGCAACTGGCGGCGCGGCGACCGGCACCGCGGCGATCGCCGACCCGACGGCCGGCAGCGCGACGGCCGGAACCGCCGCGGCACTCGACCCCGCGGCGCGGCACTCCATGGTCCAGAGCCCCGTATCAGCGCCTCCCTCGGCTCACGGCGCGCCGGCGCGCGAGGCGACGGCAGCGCCAGGTCCCCGGCCCTCCCCGGACGGCCGCACGACCGGCCCGATGACAGGTCTGGCGGGCCCGATGGCAGGCCCGGCTTCCAGCCCGATGGCGGGACCGTCGACAGGCCCGCCGTCCACCGTTGTGCCCGCCCAGCCCGGACCCGAAACGCCGCGCGACCACGGCCAGCGCGTGGGCCACAGCGATGTGTCGAAGCTGCGCGAAGCGGCCGAGGACGCACGCCGCTGGGACTCCAAGTACGGTGGTGGGGACTGGCGTTCGTCGATGGTCCCCGAGTGCCTGCGGGTGGACGCGGCGCCGCTGCTGCTCGGCTCGTACACCGACGAGGTGGGCCGCGCGCTGTTCGGCGCGACCGCCGAGCTGACCCGGCTGGCCGGGTGGATGGCCTTCGACACCGGCCAGCAGGAAGCGGCCCAGCGCTACTACATCCAGGCGCTGCGGCTCGCCCGCGCGGCCGCGGACGTACCGCTCGGCGGCTACGTGCTGGCCTCGATGTCCCTGCAGGCGACCTACCGGGACTTCCCCGACGAGGGGGTGGACCTCGCGCAGGCGGCCCTCGAGCGCAACCGCGGCCTGGCCACCGCCCGCACCATGAGCTTCTTCCGGCTGGTCGAAGCACGGGCGCACGCGAAGGCCGGCGATTCGACGGCCGCCGGGGCTGCGCTGCGGGCGGCGGAGGGTTGGCTGGAGCGGTCCCGGGAGGGCGATCCGGATCCGACCTGGCTGGGTTTCTACTCGTACGACCGTTTCGCGGCAGATGCTGCAGAATGCTACCGGGACCTGAAACTGCCCCGGCAGGTGCGGCGGTTCACCGAGCAGGCCCTGTCGCGCCCCACCGAGGAGTACGTGCGGTCGCACGGTCTGCGGCTGGTGGTGAGCGCGGTCGCCGAGCTGGAGTCGGGCAATCTCGACGCGGCGTGCGCGGCGGGCACCCGGGCGGTGGAGGTGGCGGGGAGGATCTCCTCGGCACGAACGACCGAATACGTACGGGACCTGCTGCACCGCCTGGAACCGTACGGGGACGAGCCGCGTGTGGCAGAGCTGCGGGAACGGGCCCGGCCGCTGTTGGTGGCGCCGGCATAA
- the lhgO gene encoding L-2-hydroxyglutarate oxidase: protein MQYAGVGGVSVGGGVDCDVLVIGGGIVGLSTAHALSRLAPGTRIVVLEKESGPARHQTGRNSGVIHSGIYYRPGSLKARFAVSGAAEMVKFCAEHGIPHEVTGKLIVATEREELPRLHALVQRGRENGIPVRELGPAQITEYEPEVRGLAAIHVGSTGIVDYGRVSAQLAEASGAEIVYGGAVDLISRRASAVAVRTTSGLVVRARVLVNCAGLQCDRIARLAGDDPGMRIIPFRGEYYDLARPDLVRGLVYPVPDPAFPFLGVHLTRGIGGGVHVGPNAVPALAREGYAWSTVRPGDIADELAWPGSWRMAARHWRYGTGEIHRSLSKQAFTRAVRRLLPAVTAADLRPAEAGVRAQAVLRDGTLVDDFLIRDAPRTVHVLNAPSPAATASLPIGREIATRALRTLGSA from the coding sequence GTGCAGTATGCAGGGGTGGGAGGTGTCAGCGTGGGTGGCGGCGTGGACTGCGATGTGCTGGTGATCGGCGGCGGGATCGTCGGCCTGTCGACGGCGCATGCATTGTCGCGCCTGGCTCCGGGGACCAGGATCGTGGTCCTGGAGAAGGAGTCGGGCCCGGCCCGGCACCAGACGGGCCGCAACAGCGGGGTGATCCACAGCGGGATCTACTACCGCCCGGGTTCCCTGAAGGCGCGCTTCGCGGTGAGCGGGGCCGCGGAGATGGTCAAGTTCTGTGCGGAGCACGGGATTCCGCACGAGGTGACGGGCAAGCTCATCGTCGCCACGGAGCGGGAGGAGCTGCCCCGGCTGCACGCCCTGGTCCAGCGCGGCCGGGAGAACGGCATTCCGGTGCGCGAGCTCGGCCCGGCGCAGATCACGGAGTACGAGCCGGAGGTGCGGGGGCTGGCGGCGATCCACGTCGGCAGTACCGGGATCGTCGACTACGGCCGGGTGAGCGCCCAGCTCGCGGAGGCCTCCGGCGCCGAGATCGTCTACGGCGGAGCCGTGGACCTGATCTCCCGGCGCGCCTCGGCCGTGGCGGTCCGCACGACGTCCGGCCTGGTGGTCAGGGCGCGGGTGCTGGTGAACTGCGCGGGCCTCCAGTGCGACCGGATCGCCCGCCTCGCCGGGGACGACCCGGGCATGCGGATCATCCCCTTCCGTGGCGAGTACTACGACCTGGCGCGGCCGGACCTGGTCCGGGGCCTGGTGTACCCGGTGCCCGACCCGGCGTTCCCCTTCCTCGGGGTGCACCTGACCCGGGGCATCGGCGGCGGCGTCCACGTCGGCCCCAATGCCGTGCCCGCGCTGGCCCGCGAGGGCTACGCCTGGTCGACGGTGCGGCCCGGGGACATCGCGGACGAGCTCGCCTGGCCGGGCTCCTGGCGGATGGCCGCACGGCACTGGCGGTACGGGACGGGCGAGATCCACCGCTCGCTGTCGAAGCAGGCCTTCACCCGGGCGGTGCGGCGCCTGCTGCCGGCCGTCACCGCAGCCGACCTGCGGCCCGCCGAGGCCGGGGTCCGCGCCCAGGCCGTGCTGCGCGACGGCACCCTGGTGGACGACTTCCTGATCCGCGACGCCCCGCGTACGGTCCACGTCCTCAACGCCCCCTCGCCCGCCGCGACCGCGTCCCTCCCGATCGGCCGGGAGATCGCCACCCGCGCCCTGCGGACCCTCGGCTCGGCCTGA
- a CDS encoding MFS transporter, with protein sequence MTTTTPNAAATAATAATATATAATPRTAPRVGPVPVLWLALMATPMAAGANAPVLILPDMARSLGVSASTATWLVASYAWAMAVGTPLLAGLLRRRGLRAALHLAGALLVGGTLLVAASPWLPLTLAGRATQAAGGAGLAAVAMSLAGSARRMGVISAGFGILGASGPLLGAQLSQAVSWRLSLSVSVIAILAVPMVSRYAAAPAATAAAPQDKFDARGAALLTALATALVLLPHAPAAALGSSALAATLLALHVRRRPDGFVPAALIRQPLFLGSALLALALSGSYFTLLFSVPRLLTERAGWDATTAGTGQLVALLTGSALSWLLAAASARMSRAAVRAVLIGVGALAAAIAVFASWGPLLLVATLGGIFAATGSNAVLSMHAASSAPEPQRPTAIGLFALCYQLGGAFGPAIATALVLAA encoded by the coding sequence ATGACCACCACCACCCCCAACGCCGCCGCCACGGCCGCCACGGCCGCCACGGCTACGGCCACCGCAGCCACCCCCCGCACCGCGCCCCGGGTCGGCCCCGTTCCCGTCTTATGGCTGGCACTGATGGCCACCCCCATGGCAGCCGGGGCCAACGCCCCCGTCCTGATCCTTCCGGACATGGCCCGCTCCCTCGGGGTGAGCGCCTCGACCGCCACCTGGCTCGTCGCCTCCTACGCCTGGGCCATGGCAGTCGGCACCCCCCTGCTGGCCGGGCTGCTGCGCCGCCGGGGCCTGCGGGCAGCGCTCCACCTGGCCGGCGCCCTCCTCGTCGGCGGCACCCTCCTCGTCGCCGCCTCCCCCTGGCTGCCGCTCACCCTCGCCGGACGGGCCACGCAGGCCGCGGGTGGCGCCGGTCTGGCGGCGGTCGCCATGAGCCTCGCCGGCTCGGCGCGCCGGATGGGCGTGATCAGCGCCGGCTTCGGCATCCTCGGCGCGTCCGGCCCGCTCCTCGGCGCACAGCTCTCCCAGGCCGTCTCGTGGCGGCTCTCGCTCTCCGTGTCCGTGATCGCGATCCTGGCGGTGCCCATGGTGAGCCGGTACGCGGCGGCCCCGGCGGCCACGGCGGCCGCGCCTCAGGACAAGTTCGACGCCCGCGGCGCCGCTCTGCTGACGGCGCTCGCCACCGCCCTGGTCCTGCTGCCCCACGCACCGGCCGCAGCCCTCGGCTCCTCGGCACTCGCCGCCACGCTGCTCGCGCTCCACGTACGCCGGCGCCCCGACGGTTTCGTACCGGCCGCGCTGATCCGGCAGCCCCTCTTCCTCGGCTCCGCGCTGCTCGCCCTCGCGCTCTCGGGCTCGTACTTCACCCTGCTGTTCTCCGTACCCCGGCTGCTCACCGAGCGGGCGGGCTGGGACGCCACCACCGCGGGCACCGGTCAGCTCGTGGCACTGCTCACCGGATCCGCGCTCTCCTGGCTGCTGGCCGCTGCCTCGGCGCGCATGAGCCGGGCGGCCGTCCGCGCCGTGCTCATCGGCGTCGGAGCACTGGCCGCGGCGATCGCGGTGTTCGCGAGCTGGGGCCCGCTGCTGCTGGTCGCCACCCTGGGCGGGATATTCGCGGCGACCGGGTCCAACGCCGTGCTGTCGATGCACGCCGCCTCAAGCGCCCCCGAGCCCCAGCGCCCCACGGCCATCGGCCTGTTCGCCCTCTGCTACCAGCTGGGCGGGGCCTTCGGCCCGGCGATCGCGACCGCCCTGGTGCTCGCCGCCTGA
- a CDS encoding MarR family winged helix-turn-helix transcriptional regulator translates to MSDAVDAIVGQWTAERPDLAAGLWPVEVVARIQRMNRVIDKHLKAFAAEHELEVGELDILFTLCRSGPPYALTAGALIPAAMVTSGAITNRIDRMEAKGLVERVRDGQDRRTVRIRLTERSLALTNSMITEHLGRYAELLAPLDPATCATVAEALRTLLEENGDTSIT, encoded by the coding sequence ATGAGCGACGCAGTGGACGCGATCGTCGGCCAGTGGACGGCGGAGCGCCCGGATCTGGCTGCCGGGCTGTGGCCGGTGGAGGTGGTGGCCCGCATCCAGCGGATGAACCGTGTGATCGACAAGCACCTGAAGGCCTTCGCGGCCGAGCACGAGCTGGAGGTGGGCGAGCTCGACATCCTCTTCACCCTCTGCCGCTCCGGCCCCCCGTACGCGCTGACCGCCGGCGCGCTGATTCCGGCCGCCATGGTCACCTCCGGCGCGATCACCAATCGCATCGACCGCATGGAGGCCAAGGGCCTGGTCGAGCGGGTGAGGGACGGTCAGGACCGCCGCACGGTGCGGATCCGGCTGACCGAGCGGAGCCTCGCGCTGACGAACTCGATGATCACCGAGCACCTGGGGCGCTACGCGGAGCTGCTCGCCCCGCTGGATCCCGCCACGTGCGCCACGGTCGCCGAGGCCCTGCGCACGCTCCTGGAGGAGAACGGGGACACCTCGATCACCTGA